Proteins encoded together in one Bradyrhizobium sp. PSBB068 window:
- the wecB gene encoding UDP-N-acetylglucosamine 2-epimerase (non-hydrolyzing): protein MTLKILTIVGARPQFIKAAAVSRAIRATDGLSEVMVHTGQHFDPNMSDVFFEELDIPRPRHHLDIHGGGHGDMTGRMLMAIEPIMLAEKPDWVVVYGDTNSTLAGSLAASKLHIPVAHVEAGLRSFNRRMPEEINRLVTDHLSALHLCPTATAVANLAAEGVTAGVHHVGDVMYDATLFVTGKAEKSSTILTGLGLAPKAYALATIHRAENTGDRQQLLAVVQFLQERSRKFPVVLPLHPRTRQAALALGVDLDGLKVIDPVGYLDMAKLLHNAVEVYTDSGGVQKEAYFHRVPCITLRDETEWTETVTHGWNRLWKQPGHAVQRDIDEYGTGRAAYEVTRLLSVGGPR from the coding sequence ATGACGCTGAAGATATTGACCATCGTTGGTGCTCGGCCCCAGTTCATCAAGGCGGCGGCCGTCAGTCGCGCGATCCGCGCGACCGATGGGCTCTCGGAAGTGATGGTGCACACTGGCCAGCATTTCGATCCGAACATGTCGGACGTCTTCTTCGAAGAGCTGGACATTCCGCGGCCGCGCCATCATCTCGATATCCACGGCGGCGGCCATGGCGATATGACGGGCCGCATGCTGATGGCGATCGAGCCGATCATGCTCGCCGAGAAGCCGGACTGGGTCGTCGTCTACGGCGACACCAATTCGACGCTGGCCGGCTCTCTCGCGGCGTCGAAGTTGCATATTCCGGTCGCGCATGTCGAGGCGGGACTTCGATCGTTCAACCGCCGCATGCCGGAGGAGATCAATCGGCTGGTAACGGACCATCTCTCCGCTCTGCATCTCTGTCCGACGGCGACTGCCGTCGCCAACCTAGCCGCCGAAGGCGTAACCGCCGGCGTCCATCATGTCGGTGACGTCATGTACGATGCGACCTTGTTCGTGACCGGCAAAGCAGAGAAGAGCTCGACGATATTGACCGGTCTCGGGCTCGCCCCGAAGGCCTATGCGCTCGCGACGATCCATCGTGCCGAGAACACTGGTGATCGGCAGCAGCTTCTGGCGGTCGTGCAATTCCTCCAGGAGCGGTCACGAAAGTTTCCCGTCGTGCTCCCGCTCCACCCACGCACGCGACAGGCGGCCCTGGCTTTAGGGGTCGACCTAGACGGCTTGAAGGTTATCGACCCGGTCGGTTACCTCGACATGGCTAAGCTTCTGCACAACGCGGTTGAAGTTTATACGGACTCGGGAGGGGTGCAGAAGGAGGCTTATTTCCATCGCGTCCCGTGCATCACCTTGCGTGACGAGACGGAGTGGACGGAGACGGTCACGCACGGTTGGAACCGGCTATGGAAGCAGCCGGGCCATGCAGTTCAACGCGATATTGACGAGTATGGGACTGGTCGTGCGGCCTATGAAGTCACGCGCCTGTTGAGCGTTGGCGGCCCTCGATAG
- a CDS encoding DegT/DnrJ/EryC1/StrS family aminotransferase has product MAVPYADLQLQYQSIKGEIDAAIAGVIRDNAFIRGSYVDAFEREFASAAEVTHCVSCANGTDALYLAMRALKVQPGDEVITTAHSWISTAAMITHSGATVVFCDTDDATFTIDPAAIEAAITPRTVGIIPVHLYGQPADMDAIMAIAHKHKLWVIEDCAQAHLARYKGRMVGTFGEAATYSFYPGKNLGAMGDAGAVVTNDAALAEQMAMLARHGGLVKHQHHIEGVNSRLDGMQAAILSAKLPHLDAWTEARQAAAEVYDAGLNQIEDVVVPEVAPGRSHVYHLYTIRHPRRDALAAHLNANGVQTAINYPTALPFLPAYARFGHRPEQFPNAHRDQGQILSLPIFAEITRQQQDEVIDLVRTF; this is encoded by the coding sequence ATGGCTGTGCCGTATGCCGACCTGCAATTGCAGTACCAGTCCATCAAGGGCGAGATCGATGCCGCGATCGCCGGCGTGATCCGCGATAACGCCTTCATCCGCGGCAGCTATGTCGACGCCTTCGAGCGCGAGTTCGCGTCGGCCGCGGAAGTTACGCACTGCGTCTCCTGCGCCAACGGCACCGACGCGCTTTACCTCGCGATGCGCGCGCTGAAGGTGCAGCCGGGCGACGAGGTGATCACGACGGCGCATTCCTGGATCTCGACCGCGGCGATGATTACGCATTCAGGCGCCACCGTCGTGTTCTGCGATACCGACGACGCGACGTTCACGATCGATCCGGCAGCGATCGAGGCTGCGATCACGCCGCGCACGGTCGGCATCATCCCGGTGCACCTGTACGGCCAGCCGGCCGACATGGATGCGATCATGGCGATCGCGCACAAGCACAAGCTTTGGGTGATCGAGGATTGCGCCCAGGCTCATCTCGCGCGCTACAAGGGCCGCATGGTCGGCACGTTCGGCGAGGCGGCGACCTATTCATTCTATCCCGGCAAGAACCTCGGCGCGATGGGCGATGCCGGCGCCGTCGTCACCAACGATGCCGCGCTTGCCGAGCAGATGGCCATGCTGGCGCGCCATGGCGGCCTGGTGAAGCACCAGCACCATATCGAGGGCGTCAACAGCCGGCTCGACGGCATGCAGGCTGCGATCCTTTCGGCCAAGCTGCCGCATCTCGACGCGTGGACCGAGGCCCGCCAGGCCGCGGCCGAGGTCTATGATGCGGGTCTCAACCAGATCGAGGATGTCGTGGTGCCCGAGGTCGCGCCGGGGCGCAGCCACGTCTACCACCTCTACACGATCCGGCATCCGCGCCGCGACGCGCTCGCCGCGCATCTGAACGCCAACGGCGTGCAGACCGCGATCAACTATCCCACCGCGCTGCCGTTCCTGCCGGCCTATGCCCGGTTTGGCCACCGGCCCGAGCAATTTCCCAACGCCCATCGCGACCAGGGCCAGATTCTCTCGCTGCCGATCTTCGCCGAGATCACGCGGCAGCAGCAGGACGAGGTGATCGACCTGGTTCGGACGTTCTGA
- a CDS encoding N-acetyltransferase: MNRPDVHQASVRDVAFGERVKIVEPCNLYGCKLGDDCFVGPFTEIQKGVAVGARTRVQSHAFICELVTIGEDCFVGHGVMFVNDTFSTGGPARGRKELWRETVIGNRVSIGSNATIMPVRIADDVVIGAGSVVTKDITTPGTYAGNPARRLLASQ; this comes from the coding sequence GTGAATCGACCGGACGTGCATCAGGCCAGCGTGCGCGACGTCGCGTTCGGCGAACGCGTCAAGATCGTCGAGCCCTGCAATCTCTATGGCTGCAAGCTCGGCGACGACTGCTTCGTCGGGCCCTTCACCGAAATCCAGAAGGGCGTGGCGGTCGGGGCGCGCACCCGCGTGCAGTCGCACGCCTTCATCTGCGAGCTCGTCACCATCGGCGAGGACTGCTTCGTCGGGCACGGCGTGATGTTCGTCAACGACACCTTCTCCACCGGCGGACCGGCGCGCGGACGCAAGGAGCTGTGGCGCGAGACCGTGATCGGCAACCGGGTGTCGATCGGCTCCAACGCCACGATCATGCCGGTCAGGATTGCCGACGACGTCGTCATCGGCGCCGGATCTGTCGTGACCAAGGACATCACGACACCAGGTACGTATGCCGGCAATCCGGCGCGCCGGCTGCTGGCGAGCCAATAG
- a CDS encoding nucleotide sugar dehydrogenase, giving the protein MNSELIAKLNDRTAKIGIVGLGYVGLPLMLRYCEVGYKVIGFDIDQTKVDALHAGRSYIEHISSASIRNATELGFEPTTDFSRAREVDALILCVPTPLNKYREPDLSFVLDTTESLLPYLHQGMVLSLESTTYPGTTEEELKPRIEKRGFTVGNDVFLVFSPEREDPGNQNFSTRSIPKVCGGCTPACLEAGIALYGQVIDKVVPVSSTQAAELTKLLENIHRSVNIGLVNEMKMVADKMGIDIHEVIRAAATKPFGFVPYYPGPGIGGHCIPIDPFYLTWKAREYGMHTRFIELAGEINSSMPEYVVSKISLALNQRHKSISGSSVLVLGIAYKKNVDDVRESPSVLLMEKLRDLGAKVAYSDPHVPAFPKMRAHSFDLSSVALTEDNLRGFDCVLLATDHDKFDYELLRAHAPLLVDCRGKFPRRADNIIRA; this is encoded by the coding sequence ATGAATTCCGAACTGATCGCAAAGCTCAACGATAGAACGGCCAAGATCGGCATCGTCGGTTTGGGCTATGTCGGCTTGCCCTTGATGCTCCGCTATTGCGAGGTGGGCTACAAGGTGATCGGCTTTGATATCGACCAGACCAAGGTCGACGCGCTCCACGCAGGCCGCTCCTACATCGAGCATATTTCGAGCGCCAGCATTCGCAATGCGACGGAGCTTGGGTTCGAGCCGACGACCGATTTCTCACGCGCGCGGGAGGTCGATGCGCTGATCCTGTGCGTTCCGACCCCGCTCAATAAATATCGCGAGCCCGATCTCAGCTTCGTGCTGGATACGACGGAGTCGCTGCTGCCATACCTGCATCAGGGAATGGTGCTGTCGCTCGAGAGCACGACTTATCCCGGCACGACCGAGGAGGAGTTGAAACCGCGTATCGAGAAGCGCGGCTTCACCGTGGGGAATGATGTGTTTCTGGTGTTTTCACCGGAACGCGAAGATCCCGGTAACCAGAATTTCTCGACCCGGTCGATCCCGAAGGTGTGTGGCGGCTGCACGCCGGCATGTCTGGAGGCTGGCATTGCCCTGTATGGCCAGGTGATCGACAAAGTCGTTCCCGTGAGCTCGACGCAGGCCGCCGAACTGACGAAGCTGCTGGAGAACATTCACCGCTCGGTGAATATCGGTCTCGTCAACGAGATGAAGATGGTCGCCGACAAGATGGGGATCGACATTCACGAGGTGATCCGCGCGGCGGCAACCAAGCCGTTCGGATTTGTTCCGTACTATCCCGGCCCTGGCATCGGCGGCCACTGCATTCCGATCGACCCGTTCTACCTGACCTGGAAGGCGCGGGAATATGGTATGCATACGCGCTTCATCGAGCTCGCTGGCGAGATCAATTCCTCAATGCCGGAATATGTCGTGTCGAAGATCTCGCTGGCGCTCAATCAGCGACACAAGTCGATCAGCGGCAGCTCGGTCCTGGTGCTCGGTATCGCTTACAAGAAGAATGTCGACGACGTTCGTGAATCGCCTTCGGTGCTATTGATGGAGAAGCTTCGCGACCTCGGCGCCAAGGTCGCCTACAGCGATCCGCACGTCCCTGCGTTCCCGAAGATGCGCGCGCATTCGTTCGACCTGTCGAGCGTCGCGCTCACCGAGGACAATTTACGGGGCTTCGACTGCGTCCTCCTGGCGACCGACCACGACAAGTTCGACTATGAGCTGCTCCGCGCACATGCTCCGCTGCTGGTCGATTGCCGCGGAAAGTTTCCTCGGCGTGCGGACAATATCATTCGCGCGTGA
- a CDS encoding HAD family hydrolase, with protein sequence MSSASGDQRRRPAVFFDRDGVLNRDIGYLFESHRLIWIDGAREAVKAVNDMGYYAFVVTNQSGVARGLYEEADVQKLHDWMAAELGKIGAHIDAFEYCPFHPDGTVERYRQVSHRRKPSPGMINDLLERFAVDVERSFLVGDQPTDLEAARAAGLKGHLFPGSNLELFLKPLLQRS encoded by the coding sequence ATGAGCAGCGCTTCCGGAGATCAGCGGCGAAGGCCGGCGGTTTTCTTCGATCGGGACGGCGTCCTGAACCGGGACATCGGCTATCTGTTCGAGAGCCACAGGCTGATCTGGATCGACGGCGCGCGCGAGGCCGTGAAGGCGGTCAACGACATGGGTTATTATGCGTTTGTCGTGACCAACCAGTCAGGCGTTGCAAGAGGCCTCTACGAGGAGGCGGATGTCCAAAAGCTCCACGACTGGATGGCGGCCGAGCTCGGCAAGATCGGCGCCCATATCGACGCCTTCGAGTACTGTCCGTTCCATCCTGACGGAACCGTCGAGCGCTATCGGCAGGTCAGCCATCGCCGCAAGCCATCGCCGGGCATGATCAATGACCTGCTGGAGCGCTTTGCCGTCGATGTCGAGCGAAGCTTTCTGGTCGGTGATCAACCGACCGACCTCGAGGCCGCGCGTGCGGCGGGCCTGAAAGGCCACCTGTTCCCGGGCTCCAATCTGGAGCTGTTCCTGAAGCCTCTGCTGCAGCGAAGCTGA
- a CDS encoding AMP-binding protein: MTDHYDALETRDPAAREAALFARLPEVLRKAMAAPAYANLLRGTDPASITSREALAGLPVLRKSELPALHKAAPPFGGFVADKPGSFARLFTSPGPIFEPEGRQADPWRGARALFAAGFREGDVVLNTFSYHLTPGGFIFDASARALGCAVIPAGPGNTEQQFELIEAYRPVGYSGTPDFLKILLDAAANAGRDVSSIKRALVSGAAFPKSLQEEMKARGVEAYQAFGTADLGLIAFETPAREGMTVNEDLILEIVKPGTGDPVAPGDVGEIVVTSLDPHHPWIRLALGDLTAVLPGASPCGRTNMRIKGWMGRADQTTKVKGMFVRPEQIAEIGKRHPELGRLRLVVTRAGETDAMTLRAECTSAADALQGEVAATLRAVTKLGGAVELVGAGSLPNDGKVIADER; this comes from the coding sequence ATGACCGACCATTACGACGCCCTTGAAACGCGCGATCCGGCCGCCCGCGAGGCCGCCCTGTTCGCCCGGCTGCCGGAGGTGCTGCGCAAGGCGATGGCAGCGCCCGCCTATGCCAATTTGCTGCGGGGCACCGATCCCGCATCCATCACGAGCCGGGAGGCATTGGCGGGACTGCCGGTGCTGCGCAAATCGGAGCTCCCGGCCCTGCACAAAGCCGCCCCGCCGTTCGGCGGCTTCGTGGCCGACAAGCCCGGCTCCTTTGCCCGCCTGTTCACCTCGCCCGGACCGATCTTCGAGCCCGAAGGCCGCCAGGCGGACCCTTGGCGCGGGGCACGGGCGCTGTTTGCGGCGGGCTTCCGCGAGGGCGACGTGGTGCTGAACACCTTCAGCTATCACCTCACCCCCGGCGGCTTCATCTTCGACGCCTCCGCACGGGCGCTCGGCTGTGCCGTGATCCCGGCCGGCCCCGGCAATACTGAGCAGCAATTCGAGCTGATCGAGGCCTATCGCCCGGTCGGCTATAGCGGCACCCCGGACTTCCTGAAGATCCTGCTCGACGCCGCCGCTAACGCCGGCCGCGACGTCTCGTCGATCAAGCGCGCGCTGGTCTCGGGCGCCGCATTTCCGAAATCGTTGCAGGAGGAGATGAAGGCGCGCGGCGTCGAGGCCTACCAGGCGTTTGGAACCGCCGATCTCGGCCTGATCGCATTCGAGACCCCGGCGCGCGAGGGGATGACGGTCAACGAGGATCTGATCCTGGAGATCGTCAAGCCGGGCACCGGCGATCCCGTGGCGCCCGGTGATGTCGGCGAGATCGTGGTGACCTCGCTCGATCCGCATCATCCCTGGATTCGCCTCGCGCTCGGCGATCTGACCGCCGTCCTGCCCGGTGCGAGCCCGTGCGGACGCACCAACATGCGCATCAAGGGCTGGATGGGCCGCGCCGACCAGACCACCAAGGTCAAGGGCATGTTCGTGCGCCCGGAGCAGATCGCGGAAATCGGCAAGCGCCATCCCGAGCTCGGACGGCTGCGCCTCGTCGTCACCCGCGCCGGCGAGACCGACGCGATGACGCTGCGGGCCGAATGTACCTCGGCGGCGGATGCCCTGCAGGGCGAAGTCGCGGCGACGCTGCGTGCGGTGACAAAGCTCGGCGGCGCCGTTGAGCTCGTCGGCGCAGGCTCGCTGCCGAACGACGGCAAGGTGATTGCGGACGAACGATGA
- a CDS encoding ABC transporter substrate-binding protein — MTIRSLLSSVSLALLIGSAAGTAQAQIAIGHLQDLSGGTSDVGTPYGQGVADTFAWVNKNGGVGGKQLSVDSNDYGYQVPRAIALYKKWSAPDGKVAAIMGWGTADTEALTGFLAQDKIPDLSGSYAAALTDPEGTSGKAKPAPYNFFYGPSYSDALRAELTWAAEDWKAKGKPGKPKFVHMGANHPYPNAPKAAGEALATELGFEVLPPLVFALSPGDYSAQCLSLKSSGANYAYLGNTAASNISVMKACKTAGVDVQFLSNVWGMDENAAKTAGDAADGVIFPLRTAVGWGGNAPGMKTVMEISKMSDPSGKVYRPVHYIAAVCSALYMKEALDWAAKNGGATGENVAKGFYQKKDWVPAGMDGVCNPSNWTEKDHRPTTKVDLYRAKVSGATDGDINDLMGKGTIKLEKVKTVELPRKPEWFGW, encoded by the coding sequence ATGACGATTAGATCCCTTTTGAGCTCGGTCTCTCTCGCGCTGCTGATCGGCAGCGCCGCCGGCACCGCGCAGGCGCAGATCGCCATCGGCCATCTGCAGGACCTCTCGGGCGGCACTTCCGACGTCGGCACGCCCTATGGCCAGGGCGTCGCCGACACCTTCGCCTGGGTCAACAAGAACGGCGGCGTCGGCGGCAAGCAGCTCAGCGTCGACAGCAACGACTATGGCTACCAGGTGCCGCGCGCGATCGCGCTGTACAAGAAATGGTCGGCGCCGGACGGCAAGGTCGCAGCAATCATGGGCTGGGGCACCGCGGACACCGAGGCGCTGACCGGCTTCCTCGCGCAGGACAAGATCCCCGATTTGTCGGGCTCGTATGCCGCCGCGCTGACCGATCCCGAAGGCACCAGCGGCAAGGCCAAGCCGGCGCCGTACAATTTCTTCTACGGCCCGAGCTACTCGGACGCGCTGCGCGCCGAATTGACCTGGGCGGCCGAGGACTGGAAGGCCAAGGGCAAGCCGGGCAAGCCCAAATTCGTCCACATGGGCGCCAACCACCCCTATCCGAACGCGCCGAAGGCCGCCGGCGAGGCGCTCGCAACCGAGCTCGGCTTCGAAGTGCTGCCGCCGCTGGTGTTCGCGCTGTCGCCCGGCGACTATTCGGCGCAGTGCCTCAGCCTGAAGAGCTCCGGCGCCAATTACGCCTATCTCGGCAACACCGCAGCCTCCAACATCTCGGTCATGAAGGCCTGCAAGACCGCCGGCGTCGACGTCCAGTTCCTGAGCAACGTCTGGGGCATGGATGAGAACGCCGCCAAGACCGCGGGCGATGCCGCCGACGGCGTGATCTTCCCGCTGCGCACGGCGGTCGGCTGGGGCGGCAACGCGCCGGGCATGAAGACGGTGATGGAAATCTCGAAGATGTCCGACCCGTCGGGCAAGGTCTATCGCCCGGTGCACTACATCGCCGCGGTGTGCAGCGCGCTCTACATGAAGGAAGCGCTGGACTGGGCCGCCAAGAACGGCGGCGCCACCGGCGAGAACGTCGCCAAGGGCTTCTACCAGAAGAAGGACTGGGTGCCGGCCGGGATGGACGGCGTCTGCAATCCCTCGAACTGGACCGAGAAGGATCATCGCCCGACGACCAAGGTCGATCTCTATCGCGCCAAGGTTTCCGGCGCGACCGACGGCGACATCAACGACCTGATGGGCAAGGGCACGATCAAGCTCGAGAAAGTGAAGACCGTCGAGCTGCCGCGCAAGCCGGAATGGTTCGGCTGGTGA
- a CDS encoding ABC transporter ATP-binding protein: MNETLEATRTGPMAVPPPPLLSINNIEVVYDDVILVLRGLSLEVPKGAIVALLGANGAGKSTTLKAISGLLKTEDGEVTRGEILFEGQRINGIDPDKIVRRGIFQVMEGRRIVADMTSLENLRLGAFTRRDGEVSADIDMVFKYFPRLKERTGLAGYLSGGEQQMLAIGRALMARPKMILMDEPSMGLSPLLVKEVFAIIKEINRDLGVTILLVEQNARAALSVASHGYIMEQGKVVLDGSADELRDNEDVKEFYLGGAGDQRKSFKNLKSFKRRKRWL; encoded by the coding sequence ATGAACGAAACCCTCGAAGCCACCCGCACGGGGCCGATGGCGGTCCCACCGCCGCCGCTGCTCAGCATCAACAATATCGAGGTCGTCTATGACGACGTCATCCTGGTGCTGCGCGGCCTCAGCCTCGAGGTGCCGAAGGGCGCGATCGTGGCGTTGCTCGGCGCCAATGGCGCCGGCAAGTCGACCACGCTGAAGGCGATCTCCGGCCTGCTCAAGACCGAGGACGGCGAGGTCACCCGCGGCGAGATCCTGTTCGAGGGCCAGCGCATCAACGGCATCGACCCGGACAAGATCGTCCGCCGCGGCATCTTCCAGGTGATGGAGGGCCGCCGCATCGTCGCCGACATGACGTCGCTGGAGAATTTGCGGCTCGGCGCCTTCACCCGGCGCGACGGCGAGGTCTCTGCCGACATCGACATGGTGTTCAAATATTTCCCGCGCCTGAAGGAGCGCACCGGCCTTGCCGGCTATCTCTCCGGCGGCGAGCAGCAGATGCTCGCGATCGGCCGCGCGCTGATGGCGCGCCCGAAGATGATCCTGATGGACGAGCCGTCGATGGGATTGTCACCCCTGCTGGTCAAGGAAGTGTTCGCGATCATCAAGGAGATCAACCGCGATCTCGGCGTCACGATCCTCCTGGTCGAGCAGAATGCGCGCGCGGCGCTCTCGGTCGCAAGCCACGGCTACATCATGGAACAGGGCAAGGTGGTGCTCGACGGCTCCGCCGACGAGCTGCGCGACAACGAGGACGTCAAGGAATTCTACCTCGGCGGCGCCGGCGACCAGCGCAAGAGCTTCAAGAATTTGAAGAGCTTCAAGCGGCGCAAGCGCTGGCTCTGA
- a CDS encoding AGE family epimerase/isomerase — MAEAENVAADGAADVVARLKRRIIDHALPLWSTVGWDSTAGGFVDRLHQDGTADNAAPRRLLVQARQIYCYAKAAQMGWYPEGRAIALKALDYMLTKAKAPDGRPGFVFSLTPEGGVHDPLRDTYGHAFVLLALATVYGLDQDAQVRAEIDALLAFLDTQLRSPHGGFQEGLPPSMPRRQNPQMHLFEAMIACFDATHDLSFQNRAGDFFALFLANLYDKQTRTLGEYFEEDWSRIPPVSVEPGHLAEWVWLLKGFERITGCPTGRPRGELLASALRYRDATGCLIDEGDAEGNIRRHTRRLWPQSELAKAWIAQAESGEAGAADEARGALVLLERHYLSHPVAGGWYDQFDGGGNSLIATIPASSFYHVLCAVTEAEQVLS; from the coding sequence ATGGCTGAGGCAGAGAACGTGGCGGCGGACGGGGCCGCCGATGTCGTCGCGAGGTTGAAGCGCCGCATCATCGACCACGCCTTGCCGCTGTGGTCGACGGTGGGGTGGGACAGCACGGCCGGCGGCTTCGTCGACCGGCTGCATCAGGATGGGACAGCCGACAACGCGGCCCCGCGCCGCCTCCTTGTGCAGGCGCGCCAAATCTATTGCTACGCCAAGGCGGCCCAGATGGGCTGGTATCCCGAAGGGCGCGCGATCGCGCTGAAGGCGCTGGATTACATGCTCACCAAGGCCAAGGCGCCGGACGGCCGGCCGGGCTTTGTGTTCAGCCTGACGCCGGAGGGCGGCGTGCACGATCCGCTGCGCGACACCTACGGCCATGCCTTCGTGCTGCTCGCACTGGCGACTGTCTACGGCCTCGACCAGGACGCTCAGGTTCGCGCCGAGATCGACGCGCTGCTGGCGTTCCTCGACACCCAGCTGCGCTCGCCCCATGGCGGCTTCCAGGAAGGCCTGCCGCCGTCGATGCCGCGGCGGCAGAACCCGCAGATGCATCTGTTCGAGGCGATGATCGCCTGCTTCGACGCGACGCATGATCTGTCGTTCCAGAACCGCGCCGGCGATTTCTTCGCACTGTTCCTCGCCAACCTCTATGACAAGCAGACGCGGACGCTGGGCGAATATTTCGAGGAGGATTGGTCGCGGATCCCGCCGGTCAGCGTCGAGCCCGGGCACCTTGCGGAATGGGTCTGGCTGCTGAAGGGTTTTGAGCGGATCACCGGCTGCCCAACAGGGCGCCCGCGCGGCGAGCTGCTGGCCTCGGCGCTGCGCTATCGCGACGCCACCGGCTGCCTGATCGACGAGGGCGATGCCGAGGGCAACATCCGCCGCCACACCAGGCGGCTGTGGCCGCAGAGCGAGTTGGCGAAGGCCTGGATCGCGCAGGCCGAGTCGGGCGAAGCCGGCGCTGCGGACGAGGCGCGCGGGGCGCTGGTGCTGCTGGAGCGGCACTATCTCAGCCATCCCGTGGCCGGCGGCTGGTACGACCAGTTCGACGGCGGCGGCAATTCGCTGATCGCCACGATCCCGGCGTCGTCGTTCTACCATGTGCTCTGCGCGGTCACGGAAGCGGAGCAGGTGCTCAGCTAG
- a CDS encoding Gfo/Idh/MocA family oxidoreductase translates to MIRFGLLGCGRIAKRHSDLLGGNHIAGASLVAVCDPIRARADAVAGKFAVPAHYDMDEFLARKDIDAVAVLTPSGLHPAHVIACAKAGKHVVVEKPMALRLQDADDMIRACDEAGVKMFIVKQNRFNVPVVKAREALDAGRFGKLILGTVRVRWCRDQAYYDQDDWRGTWAYDGGVLTNQASHHVDMLEWFFGDVVSVHARATTALANIETEDTAVATLKFRNGALGIIEATTAARPTDLEGSLSILGEKGTVEISGFAVNQIRHWRFVDELPSDKDVVEKFSVNPPNVYGFGHQAYYHHVVDCLENQRAALVDGLEGRKSLELISALYESIETGEEVALRFTPRLSRLGVVS, encoded by the coding sequence ATGATCAGATTCGGCCTGCTCGGGTGCGGGCGTATCGCCAAGCGCCATTCCGACCTCCTGGGTGGCAATCACATCGCGGGAGCAAGCCTGGTTGCGGTCTGCGATCCGATCCGCGCGCGGGCGGATGCGGTTGCCGGGAAGTTCGCTGTTCCGGCCCATTACGACATGGACGAATTCCTGGCACGCAAGGATATCGACGCGGTTGCCGTGCTGACGCCGAGTGGCCTGCACCCCGCACATGTGATCGCCTGCGCGAAGGCCGGCAAGCACGTCGTGGTCGAGAAGCCGATGGCGTTGCGGCTGCAGGACGCCGACGACATGATCCGGGCTTGCGATGAGGCCGGCGTGAAGATGTTCATCGTCAAGCAGAACCGCTTCAACGTTCCGGTGGTCAAGGCGCGCGAGGCGCTCGACGCCGGCCGCTTCGGCAAGCTCATCCTGGGGACGGTGCGGGTCCGCTGGTGCCGCGACCAGGCCTATTACGACCAGGACGATTGGCGCGGCACCTGGGCCTATGACGGCGGCGTGCTGACCAACCAGGCGAGCCACCATGTCGACATGCTGGAGTGGTTCTTCGGTGACGTGGTGAGCGTGCATGCGCGGGCGACGACGGCGCTGGCCAATATCGAAACCGAGGACACCGCTGTGGCGACGCTCAAGTTCCGCAACGGCGCGCTCGGCATCATCGAGGCGACCACTGCGGCGCGGCCGACCGATCTCGAGGGCTCGCTGTCGATCCTCGGCGAAAAGGGCACCGTCGAGATCTCCGGCTTCGCCGTCAACCAGATCCGGCACTGGCGCTTTGTCGACGAACTGCCGTCGGACAAGGACGTCGTGGAGAAGTTCTCGGTCAACCCGCCCAACGTCTACGGCTTCGGCCATCAGGCCTATTATCACCACGTGGTCGATTGCCTGGAGAACCAGCGCGCCGCGTTGGTCGACGGGCTCGAGGGCCGCAAGAGCCTTGAACTGATCTCGGCCCTCTATGAGTCGATCGAGACCGGCGAGGAAGTTGCGCTGCGGTTCACGCCGCGGTTGAGCCGGCTGGGTGTCGTTTCGTGA